A genomic segment from Pseudomonas mendocina encodes:
- a CDS encoding penicillin acylase family protein, translated as MRTLACLTLVASLTGLAGCQSLLNSRYADSVPPTRGVERIQGVAESASVRRNALGMPLIESSTFHDALFALGYVHAGDRLSQMVGMRLLAQGRLAEMAGPGALEMDRFMRAVNLRKSAEILYADASPRLKRFFEVYARGVNAYMFRYRDRLPMDLAESGYRPEYWKPEDSVLLFCLLNFGLAVNLQEEIAALTMAQQVGADKLPWLLPIYPDEPLPFAEAEKLAGLDLKGQLPGLQAISRTAAQIAEQHMLGVAASNNWAIAPQRTRGGKSLLANDTHLPLSMPSLWNFVQIRSPKYQAAGVSLAGVPAVVAGYNGKLAWGMTMVMGDNQDIYLERIKREGSRLMYQADGKWLPVAERQETFFIRGQRPVRETLYETRNGPLLNTVLGERKHMLQPLPLQSGYGLALKTTQFERDKSLDAFFDLSRAQSVDQAFEAAREIRAMPLNIVFADAQHIGWQVTGRYPNRREGRGLLPSPGWDERYAWDGFADPMLHPYDQDPPQGWLGTANERSVPPGYGMQLSSSWYYPERAERIAELAGNGRHDGRSMIAMQYDQTSPFVAKLQAMFNDPAMHDSLRQAIAALPAGQRERADEALKRLLAFDGKLAASSPDAAIYGAFLHESARHIFLDELGPENSPAWQALVQTANTSYSAQADHLLGRADSPFWNDIRTPEQEDKPTILARSLAASIELLESRLGTERRNWQWGKLHTYEWVTDTTRMAPYMSASQRTSINALKGYLDRGPYPAGGDHSTLNVSAYAWGQDFNTFLIPAMRIVVDFAADEPLVGVNSSGQSGNPASPHYADGIDSWLKGGYMSFPFKSENLDKVYGNQRLLLMPAK; from the coding sequence ATGCGCACGCTGGCCTGCCTGACTCTCGTTGCTTCCCTGACCGGCCTTGCCGGCTGCCAGTCTCTGCTCAACAGCCGTTATGCCGACAGCGTACCGCCCACCCGCGGCGTCGAACGCATTCAGGGCGTGGCCGAGAGCGCATCGGTGCGGCGCAACGCCCTTGGCATGCCGCTGATCGAGTCGAGCACTTTCCACGATGCGCTGTTCGCCTTGGGTTATGTACATGCCGGCGACCGCCTCAGCCAGATGGTCGGCATGCGCCTGCTGGCCCAGGGCCGCCTGGCGGAAATGGCTGGGCCCGGCGCTCTGGAGATGGACCGCTTCATGCGTGCAGTGAACCTCAGGAAGAGTGCGGAAATCCTCTATGCCGACGCGTCGCCTCGCCTGAAACGCTTCTTCGAAGTCTATGCACGCGGCGTCAATGCCTACATGTTCCGCTACCGCGACCGCCTGCCGATGGACCTGGCTGAATCCGGCTACCGCCCCGAGTACTGGAAGCCCGAGGATTCGGTGCTGCTGTTCTGCCTGCTGAACTTCGGTCTGGCGGTGAATTTGCAGGAAGAAATCGCTGCACTGACCATGGCCCAGCAAGTGGGCGCCGACAAACTGCCCTGGTTGCTGCCGATCTACCCGGACGAACCGCTGCCCTTCGCCGAGGCGGAGAAACTCGCAGGTCTCGACCTCAAAGGACAGTTGCCAGGTCTGCAAGCGATCTCCCGAACAGCGGCGCAGATCGCCGAGCAACACATGCTCGGCGTTGCCGCCTCGAACAACTGGGCCATCGCGCCGCAACGAACCCGCGGCGGCAAGAGCCTGCTGGCCAACGACACCCACCTGCCGCTGAGCATGCCCTCGTTGTGGAATTTCGTGCAGATCCGTTCGCCCAAGTACCAGGCCGCAGGCGTATCACTCGCGGGCGTACCGGCCGTGGTCGCCGGCTACAACGGCAAGCTCGCCTGGGGCATGACCATGGTCATGGGCGACAATCAGGACATTTATCTGGAGCGCATCAAGCGTGAAGGCAGCCGTCTGATGTACCAGGCGGACGGCAAGTGGCTACCGGTCGCCGAACGTCAGGAAACCTTCTTCATCCGCGGCCAACGACCGGTCCGCGAGACACTGTACGAAACCCGCAATGGCCCGCTGCTCAACACGGTGCTCGGCGAGCGCAAGCACATGTTGCAACCTCTGCCGCTGCAGAGCGGTTATGGCCTGGCGCTGAAGACCACGCAATTCGAGCGTGACAAGAGCCTCGACGCCTTCTTCGACCTATCACGCGCGCAGTCGGTGGACCAAGCCTTCGAGGCGGCGCGCGAGATCCGCGCCATGCCGCTCAATATCGTTTTTGCCGACGCCCAGCACATCGGCTGGCAGGTCACCGGTCGCTACCCGAATCGCCGTGAAGGCCGCGGTCTGCTGCCCTCCCCTGGCTGGGACGAGCGCTATGCCTGGGACGGCTTTGCCGATCCGATGCTGCACCCCTACGATCAGGACCCGCCGCAGGGCTGGCTGGGTACAGCCAACGAACGCAGCGTGCCGCCAGGATATGGCATGCAGCTCTCCAGTTCCTGGTACTACCCTGAGCGGGCCGAACGCATCGCCGAACTGGCCGGCAACGGCCGTCATGATGGCCGCAGCATGATCGCCATGCAGTACGACCAGACGTCCCCCTTCGTCGCCAAGCTGCAGGCCATGTTCAACGACCCGGCCATGCATGACTCGCTGCGCCAGGCCATCGCTGCGCTGCCGGCTGGCCAGCGCGAGCGTGCAGACGAAGCCCTGAAGCGTCTGCTTGCCTTCGACGGCAAGCTCGCCGCCAGCTCGCCCGATGCAGCCATCTACGGCGCCTTCCTGCATGAAAGCGCGCGGCATATCTTCCTCGACGAGCTGGGCCCGGAAAACAGCCCGGCCTGGCAGGCGTTGGTGCAAACCGCCAACACCTCCTACTCGGCCCAGGCCGACCATCTGCTTGGTCGCGCCGACAGCCCGTTCTGGAACGACATCCGTACCCCCGAACAGGAAGACAAACCGACTATCCTGGCACGCAGCCTGGCCGCCAGCATCGAACTGCTGGAAAGCCGCCTGGGCACGGAGCGACGCAACTGGCAATGGGGCAAGCTTCATACCTATGAGTGGGTGACCGACACCACTCGCATGGCGCCCTACATGAGCGCCAGCCAGCGCACCAGCATAAACGCCTTGAAAGGTTACCTGGACCGCGGCCCCTATCCGGCTGGCGGTGACCACAGCACGCTGAACGTTTCGGCCTACGCCTGGGGCCAGGACTTCAATACCTTCCTGATCCCGGCGATGCGCATCGTGGTGGATTTCGCCGCCGACGAGCCGTTGGTCGGCGTCAATAGCTCAGGCCAGTCCGGCAACCCGGCCAGCCCGCACTATGCCGACGGCATCGACTCATGGCTCAAGGGCGGCTACATGAGCTTTCCGTTCAAGTCGGAAAACCTGGACAAGGTCTATGGCAACCAGCGCCTGCTGCTGATGCCGGCTAAATGA
- a CDS encoding LEA type 2 family protein, with product MFSQAQMIRIISLLMFFGLLSGLTGCSTWMTGGFKDPDVQLIKVDVIKARLLEQEFSLRFRIDNPNGVSLPVRGLNYNVHLNGIQLAEGYSNEWFTVPAHGHHTFDVPVRTNLWRHVRQIVKALEKPDVPIRYSLKGEVKTGMLFGRSVHMARNGEIIPGDFIPE from the coding sequence ATGTTTTCTCAGGCGCAAATGATAAGAATTATCAGCCTATTGATGTTTTTCGGCCTGCTTTCAGGCCTGACAGGATGCTCTACCTGGATGACAGGTGGCTTCAAGGACCCGGACGTCCAACTCATCAAAGTTGATGTGATCAAGGCCAGGCTACTTGAACAGGAGTTCAGCCTGCGCTTTCGAATCGACAATCCCAATGGGGTCAGCCTGCCCGTGCGCGGGCTGAACTACAACGTCCACCTTAACGGCATCCAGCTGGCCGAGGGCTACTCCAACGAGTGGTTCACCGTGCCCGCCCACGGTCATCACACCTTCGACGTGCCGGTACGCACCAACCTCTGGCGCCATGTGCGGCAGATCGTCAAGGCACTGGAAAAACCCGACGTCCCGATTCGCTACAGCCTCAAGGGTGAAGTAAAAACAGGCATGTTGTTCGGCCGTAGCGTGCACATGGCGCGCAATGGAGAGATAATTCCCGGCGATTTCATCCCCGAATAA
- the pncB gene encoding nicotinate phosphoribosyltransferase, with translation MSESIFADRTVQNLLDTDFYKLTMMQAVLHNYPNAEVEWEFRCRSSEDLTPYLAEIRYQIERLSELSLSVDQLAFLESIPFIKPDFIRFLSLFRFNLRYVHTSIEDGQLNIRLRGPWLHVILFEVPLLAIVSEVRNRYRYREVLLEQAAERLYEKLDWLKAEASPSELAGFQLADFGTRRRFSYRVQEQAVHILKRDFPGRFVGTSNVHLAREFDLKPIGTMAHEWLMAHQQLGPRLIDSQIAALDCWVREYRGLLGIALTDCITMDAFLADFDLYFAKLFDGLRHDSGDPLVWAEKAIAHYEKLGIDPMSKTLVFSDGLDLPKSLRLYRALSGRIHVSFGIGTNLTCDIPGVEPMNIVIKMIACNGQPVAKISDTPGKTQCRDENFVHYLKHVFRVTQ, from the coding sequence ATGAGCGAGAGCATCTTCGCCGACCGCACCGTGCAAAACCTGCTGGATACCGATTTCTACAAGCTGACCATGATGCAGGCGGTGCTGCACAACTACCCCAACGCCGAGGTGGAATGGGAGTTTCGTTGCCGCAGCAGCGAGGATCTGACGCCTTACCTGGCCGAGATTCGCTACCAGATCGAACGCCTGAGCGAACTCAGCCTGAGCGTCGATCAGCTCGCCTTCCTCGAAAGCATTCCCTTTATCAAGCCGGACTTCATTCGCTTCCTCAGCCTGTTCCGCTTCAACCTGCGCTATGTGCATACCAGCATCGAAGACGGTCAGTTGAACATCCGCCTGCGCGGCCCCTGGTTGCACGTGATCCTTTTCGAGGTGCCGCTGCTGGCCATCGTCAGCGAGGTGCGCAACCGCTATCGCTACCGCGAGGTGCTGCTGGAGCAGGCCGCCGAGCGCCTCTACGAGAAGCTCGACTGGCTCAAGGCCGAGGCTTCGCCGAGCGAGCTGGCAGGTTTTCAACTGGCCGACTTCGGTACCCGCCGGCGCTTCTCCTACCGCGTGCAGGAACAGGCGGTGCATATCCTCAAGCGCGATTTCCCCGGGCGCTTCGTCGGTACCAGCAACGTGCACCTGGCGCGTGAATTCGACCTCAAGCCCATCGGCACCATGGCCCACGAGTGGCTGATGGCGCACCAGCAGCTCGGCCCGCGCCTGATCGACAGCCAGATCGCCGCGCTCGACTGCTGGGTGCGCGAGTATCGTGGCCTGCTGGGTATCGCCCTGACCGACTGCATCACCATGGACGCCTTCCTGGCCGACTTCGACCTGTACTTCGCCAAGCTGTTCGACGGTCTTCGCCACGACTCCGGCGACCCGCTGGTGTGGGCGGAAAAAGCCATCGCCCACTACGAGAAACTGGGCATCGATCCGATGAGCAAGACCCTGGTGTTCTCCGACGGGCTCGACCTGCCCAAATCGCTACGGCTCTACCGTGCACTTTCCGGGCGAATCCACGTAAGCTTCGGGATCGGAACCAACCTGACCTGCGACATCCCCGGCGTCGAGCCGATGAACATCGTGATCAAGATGATCGCCTGCAATGGTCAGCCCGTGGCGAAGATCTCCGACACCCCCGGCAAGACCCAATGCCGCGACGAGAACTTCGTCCATTACCTGAAGCACGTCTTTCGCGTGACCCAGTGA
- a CDS encoding SEC-C metal-binding domain-containing protein, whose amino-acid sequence MSNEPHVHGPDCNHDHDHHDHGHVHGPHCNHGHQEPVRNALKDVGRNDPCPCGSQKKFKKCHGA is encoded by the coding sequence ATGAGCAACGAACCTCACGTCCACGGCCCCGACTGCAACCATGACCACGATCATCACGATCACGGCCATGTGCATGGCCCGCACTGTAACCACGGTCATCAGGAACCGGTACGCAACGCGCTGAAGGATGTCGGCCGCAACGACCCATGCCCCTGCGGCAGCCAGAAAAAATTCAAGAAGTGCCACGGCGCCTGA
- a CDS encoding cold-shock protein, with protein sequence MSNRQTGTVKWFNDEKGYGFITPQSGDDLFVHFKAIQSDGFKTLKEGQQVSFVATRGQKGMQAEEVQVI encoded by the coding sequence ATGTCCAATCGTCAGACTGGCACCGTTAAGTGGTTCAACGATGAGAAAGGCTACGGCTTCATCACCCCGCAATCCGGTGACGACCTCTTCGTTCACTTCAAAGCCATCCAGAGCGACGGTTTCAAAACCCTGAAGGAAGGCCAGCAGGTTTCCTTCGTGGCTACCCGTGGCCAGAAAGGCATGCAGGCTGAGGAAGTTCAGGTTATCTAA
- a CDS encoding DUF2489 domain-containing protein, whose product MDALPLILLVTGLLLIAALAAYAWHLWRRVWANQRAREEAQQEHQQRIGGDLNILASSLLDEQLPLIEGAIRIKVLLDNYDSNLSNDSRCQVFHVLFEATADVPTHAAWKALDKAERRRFEKRFNELELQHKAAARVAARWLLDEGLKGSRAIA is encoded by the coding sequence ATGGATGCCCTGCCCCTCATCCTGCTAGTCACCGGCCTGCTGTTGATTGCAGCGCTGGCGGCCTATGCCTGGCACCTTTGGCGCCGTGTATGGGCCAACCAGCGCGCTCGTGAGGAAGCACAGCAGGAGCACCAGCAGCGCATTGGCGGCGACCTGAACATCCTCGCCAGCAGCCTGCTCGACGAGCAACTGCCGCTGATCGAAGGCGCCATTCGCATCAAGGTGTTGCTCGACAACTACGACAGCAACCTGAGCAATGACAGCCGCTGCCAGGTGTTCCACGTGCTCTTCGAAGCAACCGCCGACGTGCCCACCCATGCGGCCTGGAAAGCGTTGGACAAGGCAGAGCGACGCCGCTTCGAAAAGCGCTTCAACGAGCTGGAACTGCAGCATAAGGCCGCCGCACGCGTTGCCGCGCGCTGGTTGCTGGACGAAGGACTGAAAGGGTCTCGGGCAATCGCCTGA
- a CDS encoding OmpA family protein: MSITRNAVPLILASTLLTGCAGLQKTDWPTCAAVGGVGGAALGAIESSTWAGGGALVGAGMAAAYCWVHGAEAQQVAVVEEEVMVEEVAVAEPAEAVRVELDVKFDFDKAQVKQESYGDIKALADFMKQYPQTSTVVEGHTDSVGSDAYNQGLSERRASAVRDVLVNQYGVESGRVQAVGYGESRPVADNATADGRAINRRVEAEVEAQP, from the coding sequence ATGAGTATCACAAGGAACGCAGTACCCCTGATTCTGGCTAGTACCCTGCTGACCGGTTGTGCCGGCCTGCAGAAAACCGACTGGCCCACCTGCGCGGCGGTAGGCGGTGTAGGTGGTGCAGCGTTAGGGGCAATCGAAAGCTCTACCTGGGCGGGTGGTGGTGCACTGGTGGGTGCTGGTATGGCTGCCGCGTACTGCTGGGTACATGGTGCCGAAGCTCAGCAGGTTGCCGTCGTCGAAGAAGAGGTCATGGTCGAGGAAGTCGCCGTGGCTGAGCCGGCCGAAGCCGTGCGCGTCGAGCTGGACGTCAAGTTCGACTTCGACAAGGCTCAGGTCAAGCAGGAAAGCTATGGCGATATCAAAGCCCTGGCTGACTTCATGAAACAGTACCCGCAGACCAGCACCGTGGTTGAAGGTCATACCGACTCCGTGGGCAGCGATGCTTACAACCAGGGTCTGTCCGAGCGCCGCGCCAGCGCCGTTCGTGACGTTCTGGTCAACCAGTATGGTGTCGAGTCCGGTCGTGTGCAGGCGGTGGGTTATGGCGAGAGCCGCCCGGTTGCCGACAACGCCACAGCCGATGGCCGTGCGATCAACCGTCGCGTAGAGGCCGAGGTCGAAGCTCAGCCGTAA
- a CDS encoding nicotinamidase, which yields MKIASFDVDAQKGFTPLCPNELPVPEGDAIVPALNQLAARAQLRIGSKDAHSPQAAWVVPDHAQMLQALPLVNADLTWVSHCVPGTPGFELLDGLPAPLEYDFFVWKGVEPDLHPYGACYHDLAEKRSTGVIEFLRQNGVDLVLVGGLALDYCVKTTALQLRRAGFEVIVYLPACRAIASETAETACIAMGEHGITLAASLEQLDSVIAKENLR from the coding sequence ATGAAGATCGCCAGCTTCGACGTCGACGCTCAGAAAGGCTTCACCCCACTTTGCCCAAATGAGCTGCCAGTCCCCGAGGGCGACGCCATCGTCCCGGCACTGAACCAGTTGGCAGCGCGCGCTCAACTGCGCATCGGCAGCAAGGACGCCCACAGCCCGCAAGCCGCCTGGGTGGTGCCGGACCACGCGCAGATGCTGCAAGCGCTGCCGCTGGTCAATGCCGACTTGACCTGGGTCAGCCACTGCGTGCCCGGCACACCCGGCTTCGAACTGCTCGACGGCCTGCCGGCGCCGCTGGAATACGACTTCTTCGTGTGGAAGGGCGTGGAGCCCGACCTGCATCCTTATGGCGCCTGCTACCACGACCTGGCCGAGAAGCGCAGCACGGGCGTGATCGAATTTCTTCGGCAAAATGGCGTCGACCTTGTATTGGTCGGCGGTCTGGCGCTGGACTACTGCGTCAAGACCACCGCCCTGCAACTGCGCCGCGCCGGCTTCGAGGTGATCGTGTATCTGCCGGCCTGCCGAGCCATCGCCAGCGAAACCGCCGAAACTGCCTGTATCGCCATGGGCGAGCACGGCATCACACTTGCCGCCAGCCTGGAACAGCTGGACAGCGTCATAGCCAAGGAGAACCTGCGATGA
- a CDS encoding NUDIX domain-containing protein, with the protein MSAVEVLAGVDIVALRLSEEGTLQVLLLRRQREPYMGQWALPGVLVNGRCADASLDAAAARALADKARLQPQYLEQVTTVGNGVRDPRGWSLSTCYLALLAPDVVPQDENLEFVELAAVTSGQQALPFDHAQLVRLAAERLRGKSVYSSLPLYLLAPRFTVTEALGAFQACLGEPVQHTTLRGRLERMKTQGWISETGEKNYPKMGRPQNLLEHRPLAAEVFVFDRNLLA; encoded by the coding sequence ATGAGTGCAGTGGAAGTACTGGCCGGGGTGGATATCGTCGCACTCCGCCTGAGCGAGGAGGGGACGTTGCAGGTGCTGCTGCTGCGTCGCCAGCGCGAGCCCTATATGGGGCAGTGGGCGCTACCAGGCGTGCTGGTCAATGGTCGTTGCGCCGATGCCAGCCTGGATGCCGCCGCCGCTCGTGCCCTGGCGGACAAGGCGCGTCTGCAACCGCAGTACCTGGAACAGGTGACCACGGTGGGCAACGGCGTGCGTGATCCGCGTGGCTGGTCGCTGAGCACCTGCTACCTGGCACTGCTAGCGCCTGACGTCGTGCCGCAGGATGAAAATCTGGAGTTCGTCGAGTTGGCCGCCGTCACTTCCGGGCAGCAGGCATTGCCGTTCGACCACGCGCAACTGGTGCGTCTGGCGGCCGAGCGTCTGCGAGGCAAGTCGGTTTACAGCTCGCTGCCGCTGTATCTGCTGGCGCCGCGCTTTACCGTGACCGAAGCACTTGGGGCCTTCCAGGCCTGCCTGGGCGAGCCGGTACAGCACACCACCTTGCGCGGACGGCTGGAACGGATGAAGACCCAGGGCTGGATCAGCGAGACCGGCGAGAAGAACTACCCGAAGATGGGGCGGCCACAAAATCTTTTGGAGCATCGCCCGCTGGCGGCTGAAGTGTTCGTCTTCGACCGCAACCTGCTGGCCTAG
- the dcd gene encoding dCTP deaminase, with protein sequence MSIKSDKWIRRMAQEHGMIEPFVERQVRGADASRVISYGVSSYGYDVRCADEFKVFTNIHSAVVDPKNFDEKSFVDIKSDVCIIPPNSFALARTVEYFRIPRDVLTICLGKSTYARCGIIVNVTPLEPEWEGHVTLEFSNTTNLPAKIYANEGVAQMLFLQSDEACEVSYRDRGGKYQGQTGVTLPKA encoded by the coding sequence ATGAGCATCAAATCGGACAAGTGGATTCGCCGCATGGCCCAGGAACACGGCATGATCGAGCCGTTCGTCGAGCGTCAGGTGCGTGGCGCCGACGCCAGCCGTGTTATTTCCTACGGTGTTTCCAGCTACGGCTACGACGTACGCTGTGCCGACGAATTCAAGGTGTTCACCAACATTCACTCCGCCGTGGTGGACCCGAAGAATTTCGACGAGAAGAGCTTCGTCGACATCAAGAGCGACGTCTGCATCATTCCGCCGAACTCCTTCGCTCTGGCCCGTACCGTCGAGTACTTTCGCATTCCGCGTGACGTGCTGACCATTTGCCTGGGCAAGAGCACCTACGCGCGCTGCGGCATCATCGTCAACGTCACACCGCTGGAACCGGAGTGGGAAGGTCACGTGACACTGGAATTCTCCAACACCACCAACCTGCCGGCGAAGATCTACGCCAACGAAGGCGTGGCGCAGATGCTGTTCCTGCAGTCCGACGAGGCCTGCGAGGTCTCCTACCGCGACCGCGGCGGCAAGTATCAGGGGCAGACGGGCGTAACCCTGCCGAAAGCCTGA
- a CDS encoding DUF6231 family protein translates to MTASLSTRTPQQAIAALLARYTPEKLLLLGASELPAVSAFHSAHPQCQVTTAPAAPLAPELAAQRFDLALLVDCLEHLPKRDGLQLLGGIRNLNASRVAVLLDLKAGDWQETDLFALAMQASEQFQREGQTLHLFTYDLLDYKQVPDWLNAKFWANPQNFGKYWW, encoded by the coding sequence ATGACCGCCAGCCTTAGCACCCGTACTCCACAGCAGGCCATTGCGGCACTGCTTGCCCGCTACACACCCGAGAAACTGCTGTTGCTCGGCGCAAGCGAACTACCCGCAGTCAGCGCCTTTCACAGCGCCCACCCGCAGTGTCAGGTCACCACTGCACCTGCTGCTCCCCTGGCGCCGGAACTGGCCGCACAGCGCTTCGACCTTGCACTGCTGGTCGACTGTCTGGAGCACTTACCCAAGCGCGATGGACTGCAACTACTGGGTGGCATTCGCAACCTCAACGCCAGCCGGGTCGCCGTATTGCTCGACCTCAAGGCAGGTGATTGGCAGGAAACCGACCTGTTCGCCCTGGCCATGCAGGCCAGCGAGCAGTTCCAGCGCGAGGGACAGACCCTGCATCTGTTCACCTATGATCTGCTCGATTACAAGCAAGTTCCCGACTGGTTGAACGCAAAGTTCTGGGCCAATCCACAAAACTTCGGCAAATACTGGTGGTAG
- a CDS encoding YchJ family protein produces the protein MNPLDPNCPCGSGNPLSQCCGHYHAGTHAPSAELLMRSRYSAYVLGLVDYLVATTLPIQQQALDHEAMAAWSAQSTWLGLEVEGSEVFGGQPEHAQVVFVAHWHDGQGDHRHRECSAFVQVDGRWYFLDPTVPLKAGRNDPCPCQGGQKFKKCCAPYLNG, from the coding sequence ATGAACCCCCTCGATCCCAATTGCCCCTGCGGTAGCGGCAACCCGCTGAGTCAATGCTGCGGCCACTACCACGCAGGCACCCACGCGCCCAGCGCGGAGCTTCTCATGCGCTCGCGCTACAGCGCCTATGTACTGGGCCTGGTGGACTATCTGGTGGCCACTACCCTGCCCATTCAGCAGCAGGCACTCGACCATGAAGCCATGGCTGCCTGGAGCGCCCAGAGCACCTGGCTTGGCCTGGAAGTGGAAGGCAGTGAAGTGTTCGGCGGCCAGCCCGAGCATGCGCAGGTCGTCTTCGTCGCCCACTGGCACGATGGACAGGGTGACCATCGTCACCGCGAATGCTCCGCCTTCGTTCAGGTGGATGGACGCTGGTACTTCCTCGACCCGACAGTGCCGTTGAAGGCTGGACGCAATGATCCGTGCCCCTGCCAGGGCGGTCAGAAGTTCAAGAAGTGCTGCGCGCCTTACCTGAACGGCTGA
- the apbC gene encoding iron-sulfur cluster carrier protein ApbC, translating to MSAVTREAVEACLRQFTDPHLDQDPVSAGCLREVDIQGARVAVRLELGYAAGLFKSGWAQMLQMALENLDGVDSARVQVDCVIDSHQGQAQVPGLAGVKNVIAVASGKGGVGKSTTAANLALALAREGARVGILDADIYGPSQGIMFGIAEGTRPEVREQKWFVPLEAHGVQVMSMAFLTDDNTPMVWRGPMVSGALLQLITQTAWNDLDYLVVDMPPGTGDIQLTLAQKVPVAGSVIVTTPQDLALLDAKKGVEMFRKVHIPVLGVVENMAVHICSNCGHAEHLFGEGGGEKLAAQYGVELLASLPLSMAIRMQADDGKPTTIADPESQIAMIYQDLARKVGARIALAGKPAMPSIEISED from the coding sequence ATGAGTGCCGTCACCCGCGAAGCGGTCGAAGCCTGTCTGCGTCAGTTCACCGATCCCCACCTCGATCAGGACCCGGTCAGTGCCGGCTGCCTGCGCGAGGTCGACATCCAGGGTGCGCGCGTCGCCGTGCGTCTGGAGCTGGGCTACGCCGCCGGTCTGTTCAAGAGCGGCTGGGCGCAGATGCTGCAGATGGCGCTGGAGAACCTCGATGGTGTCGACAGCGCGCGGGTGCAGGTCGATTGTGTGATCGACTCGCACCAGGGCCAGGCTCAGGTACCGGGGCTGGCCGGGGTGAAGAACGTGATCGCCGTGGCCTCGGGCAAGGGCGGCGTGGGCAAATCCACCACGGCGGCCAACCTGGCGCTGGCGCTGGCCCGCGAGGGCGCGCGCGTGGGCATCCTCGATGCCGATATCTACGGCCCGAGCCAGGGCATCATGTTCGGTATCGCCGAGGGCACGCGGCCGGAGGTGCGCGAGCAAAAGTGGTTCGTGCCGCTCGAAGCCCATGGCGTGCAGGTGATGTCCATGGCCTTTCTCACCGACGACAACACGCCGATGGTCTGGCGCGGGCCGATGGTCAGCGGCGCCTTGCTGCAACTGATCACCCAGACCGCTTGGAACGATCTCGATTACCTGGTGGTGGACATGCCGCCAGGCACCGGCGACATCCAGCTGACCCTGGCGCAGAAGGTGCCGGTGGCCGGCAGCGTGATCGTCACCACGCCGCAGGATCTGGCGCTGCTCGATGCCAAGAAAGGCGTGGAGATGTTCCGCAAGGTGCATATCCCGGTGTTGGGCGTGGTGGAGAACATGGCGGTGCACATCTGCTCCAATTGCGGTCATGCCGAGCACCTGTTCGGCGAAGGCGGTGGCGAGAAGCTGGCTGCGCAGTACGGCGTCGAATTGCTGGCCTCGTTGCCGCTGTCGATGGCTATCCGCATGCAGGCCGATGACGGCAAGCCCACCACCATTGCCGATCCGGAAAGCCAGATTGCCATGATCTATCAGGATCTGGCGCGCAAGGTCGGCGCGCGTATCGCCCTGGCGGGCAAGCCGGCGATGCCGAGCATCGAGATCAGCGAGGACTAA
- the nadE gene encoding ammonia-dependent NAD(+) synthetase, whose translation MSNRQAEIAAALDVVPPFADDAALSAEIERRKTFIKNTLKQSGLKVLVLGISGGVDSTTAGRLAQLSVEELRAETGDANYRFIAVRLPHNTQHDEHDAQASLNFIRADENATVNIADSVNGLVQQVSHLQHLSAARRDFVIGNVKARIRMVAQFTIANANNGLVIGTDHAAEAVMGFFTKFGDGACDLAPLSGLVKHQVRAIAAHLGAPEHLVQKTPTADLEELRPGKPDEEAHGVTYAEIDAFLHGQKVSDEAYATIVRTYDASRHKRELPLVP comes from the coding sequence ATGAGCAACCGCCAAGCCGAAATCGCCGCCGCCCTCGACGTGGTGCCGCCGTTCGCCGACGACGCTGCGTTGAGCGCCGAGATCGAAAGGCGCAAGACCTTCATCAAGAACACCCTCAAGCAGTCCGGCCTAAAGGTGCTGGTGCTGGGCATCAGCGGTGGCGTGGACTCGACTACGGCCGGGCGCCTGGCCCAACTTTCGGTCGAAGAGCTGCGCGCAGAGACCGGTGACGCCAACTATCGTTTCATTGCCGTACGCCTGCCGCACAACACCCAGCATGACGAGCACGACGCCCAGGCCTCGCTGAACTTCATCCGCGCCGACGAGAACGCCACGGTCAACATTGCCGACAGCGTCAACGGCCTGGTCCAGCAGGTCAGCCACCTGCAACACTTGAGCGCCGCCCGCCGCGACTTCGTGATCGGCAACGTCAAGGCACGCATTCGCATGGTCGCCCAGTTCACCATCGCCAACGCCAACAACGGCCTGGTGATCGGCACCGACCACGCAGCCGAGGCAGTGATGGGCTTCTTCACCAAGTTCGGCGACGGCGCCTGTGACCTCGCTCCGCTGTCGGGCCTGGTGAAGCACCAGGTACGCGCCATCGCTGCGCACCTGGGCGCCCCTGAACATCTGGTGCAGAAGACGCCCACGGCCGACCTGGAGGAACTGCGCCCCGGCAAGCCGGACGAGGAAGCCCACGGTGTCACTTATGCCGAGATCGACGCCTTCCTGCATGGCCAGAAGGTCAGTGACGAGGCCTACGCCACCATCGTGCGCACCTATGACGCCTCGCGTCACAAACGCGAGCTACCGCTGGTACCGTGA